Proteins co-encoded in one Dryobates pubescens isolate bDryPub1 chromosome 4, bDryPub1.pri, whole genome shotgun sequence genomic window:
- the PDIA4 gene encoding protein disulfide-isomerase A4, with protein MRPSRLWVLLLLLGLAQIALLARGAVAEEDDEESVAKEAEEDSDDDDDDEDDDEDDTEVKEENGVLILNDANFDTFTADKDTVLLEFYAPWCGHCKQFAPEYEKIAKTLQENDPPIPVAKIDATAATSLASRFDVSGYPTLKILKKGQPVDYDGSRTEDAIVAKVKEVSDPNWTPPPEATLVLTQDNFDNVVNDADIILVEFYAPWCGHCKRLAPEYEKAAQELSQRTPPIPLAKVDATAETELAKRFDVSGYPTLKIFRKGKPYDYNGPREKYGIVDYMIEQAGPPSKQIQAAKQVQEFLKDGDDVIIIGIFGGEDDKAYQLYQEAANGLREDYKFHHTFSNEIAKLLKTSPGKLVVMQPEKFQSKHEAKMHVLDLKDSTDGSEIKEHVLKHALPLVGHRKPSNDAKRFSKRPLVVVYYSVDFSFDYRVATQYWRGKVLEVAKDFPEYVFAVSDEEDYSSEIKDLGLLESGEDVNVAILDEGGKKYAMEPEEFDSDVLRQFVMAFKKGKLKPIVKSQPVPKTNKGPVKVVVGKTFDAIVMDPKNDVLIEFYAPWCGHCKKLEPVYTELGRKYKSEKHLVIAKMDATANDVPSDRYKVEGFPTIYFAPRDKKNNPIKFEGGDRDLEHLSKFIEEHATKLSRTKEEL; from the exons ATGAGGCCGAGCAGGCTGTgggtgttgctgctgctgctggggctggcccagATCGCCCTCCTGGCGCGGGGGGCGGTGGCCGAGGAGGACGATGAAG AATCTGTTGCAAAAGAAGCTGAGGAAGacagtgatgatgatgatgatgatgaagatgatgacGAGGATGACACAGAGGTTAAAGAGGAGAACGGTGTGTTAATCCTGAATGATGCAAACTTTGACACCTTCACTGCAGACAaggacactgtgctgctggagttCTACGCACCCTG GTGTGGGCACTGTAAGCAGTTTGCTCCTGAATATGAGAAGATAGCCAAAACTCTGCAGGAAAACGACCCTCCTATTCCAGTTGCCAAGATCGATGCCACTGCAGCCACTTCGCTGGCGAGTCGTTTCGATGTCAGTGGCTACCCAACCCTCAAAATCCTGAAGAAAGGCCAACCTGTTGACTATGATGGCTCTCGGACGGAAGATG CAATTGTGGCCAAGGTCAAGGAAGTTTCTGACCCCAACTGGACCCCCCCACCAGAAGCAACCCTTGTGTTGACCCAGGATAACTTTGACAACGTTGTGAATGATGCTGACATAATCCTGGTGGAATTCTATGCTCCATG gtgTGGCCACTGCAAAAGGCTTGCTCCAGAGTacgagaaggctgcccaggagctcagccagcgCACGCCTCCGATTCCCCTGGCTAAAGTCGACGCCactgcagagactgagctggcaAAGAGGTTTGATGTCAGTGGCTACCCAACTCTGAAGATATTCCGCAAGGGCAAACCTTATGACTACAATGGTCCTCGGGAAAAATACG GTATTGTCGACTATATGATTGAACAGGCTGGTCCTCCATCCAAACAGATTCAGGCTGCCAAGCAGGTACAGGAATTTCTGAAGGATGGTGATGATGTCATCATCATTGGTATCTTCGGTGGAGAGGATGACAAAGCCTATCAGCTCTATCAGGAAGCAG CTAATGGCTTAAGAGAAGATTACAAGTTCCACCACACGTTCAGCAATGAGATTGCAAAACTACTGAAAACATCTCCAGGAAAACTGGTTGTCATGCAACCAGAAAAATTTCAGTCAAAGCATGAGGCCAAGATGCATGTTTTGGATCTTAAA GACTCTACAGATGGGTCAGAGATTAAAGAGCACGTGCTCAAACATGCTTTGCCTCTGGTTGGTCACCGCAAGCCTTCCAATGATGCCAAAAGATTCTCCAAGCGTCCTCTAGTAGTTGTCTACTACTCGGTAGACTTCAGCTTCGACTATCGTGTTG CTACACAGTACTGGAGAGGCAAAGTCCTGGAAGTGGCCAAAGACTTCCCTGAGTACGTGTTTGCGGTTTCTGATGAGGAAGATTATTCTTCTGAAATAAAAGATCTGGGCCTGCTGGAGAGTGGGGAGGATGTCAATGTGGCCATTCTGGATGAAGGAGGCAAGAAGTATGCCATGGAGCCAGAGGAGTTTGACTCTGATGTGCTCAGGCAGTTTGTAATGGCATTCAAAAAAG GAAAACTGAAGCCTATTGTGAAGTCCCAGCCAGTgccaaaaaccaacaaagggCCTGTGAAGGTGGTGGTGGGTAAAACATTTGATGCCATAGTCATGGATCCCAAGAATGATGTTCTCATTGAGTTCTATGCCCCATGGTGTGGACACTGCAAGAAGCTAGAGCCAGTGTATACTGAGCTGGGCAGAAAGTACAAGAGCGAGAAGCACCTGGTGATTGCCAAGATGGATGCCACTGCCAACGACGTGCCCAGCGACCGCTACAAAGTGGAGGGGTTCCCCACCATCTACTTTGCTCCGAGGGACAAGAAGAACAACCCCATTAAATTTGAAGGTGGGGACAGAGATTTAGAGCACTTGAGCAAATTTATAGAGGAGCATGCAACAAAACTCTCCAGAACAAAAGAAGAGCTTTAG